GTGGTGGTGCAAAAAATATGACAGGTTCAGTGAATTCGAAATACACTAGCGTCAACTTTTACGTCAAAGGGGTGATACAATcccacctaaaatattcaacCCTACTATCTAGGTGCAGTGAGTTGAAAGGAAAGGCCTGGGAACAGATTGCACTTAACAACGCCTGATAAGGAAGATGTCTCAATAGATTGCACTTAACGACACCCAATACAGGGTATAGTCCAATCTTTCAGAAGATATCTCTTCAAGGCCTGCGTGAGGAAGTTTTTCAACTTTATCCGCTATCTCCTGTAACACTTCATaataaacaagcaaacaaCGTACAGCGTCAGCAATGTGGATTTTCTCCCGATCTGTTGTAAGTTCACACTTCCAATCGGGGCAGCCGCTTAGGCTCCCTCGTATACCAAGCTCCCACAGAAGGATTAGTCGCTTTCGTGCTGAAATCCACAATATTTTGCTAAGTAGCAACATGATAGAAGAAACAAGGGTGTCTAAAGTGACACAACGGCAAAGAGAATGAAGTCAACgaaattacaaattttaaaaacgagAAATAGTTTGAGGGAGACACATTAAGAGACTTCGGTACTTCGTCAACCTCAGTTTTTGCACATCCCCGAAGTGCAGTAGTGGATCGGAAAATGTCAACTGCCAAGAATTACTAACATTACTCATTTCATTTACTCGAGCAAAGTTAGTCATTCGTTTACTCGTGCAAAGTTAGTAGTTGTGTTAGTACCCAGATTGCCATCGAGTTCTGTCCCTCAGAATCCTGTGTCTTCGTCTGCGCACTAGGTTTTTAGACTACAGGGTGGCGAAAAAGTATAAGGCAGGTATCTTTTCGGGATTTGTAAGTCAATATTCAATTTTGGATATACCTGATTTGTTATTGGCACGTTTTATTCTTACTTTCCTTTGTTTTGAAATCTCCTGTTTTAGGGTTAATGAAAGTTAGTCTTAATCGATAAGTGATCGCTCGCTTGACGGCAAGCGGAATAAAGTCATCATCAATTCAGTGATTGCGATCGAAGCGAACGCTACAGAAAGTTTGAAATCCAGCGTTAGCtagacgttcagactggtaaaggataaagagccTGACGTTATattacttttcaattttcagtatACACGATGTTGTTAAATTGTTTCAGTATACACGAGTTGTTAAGTAATTTTGTCGGGTAACGTATCAGCAAAATGTCCTTTCTCAGAGCTTGAAATGGccgattcaattcacaatttaaacgaccgaATCTCACTACAACTAAAACGATAAACTCTATGCCTACGTCTAGCATGgacgctgactgatcgatcacgggGTCCATGATTCGAATGTCTCATTCGGAGATTTGGATCCCCATTTCAAGATCGTATTTTTGTGCCCATTTATCCGTCGTATTTTTGTGTTCTGCTTGCACCTAAAGGTATCCATTTTTATAGGTTATTCTTTCCATTCCCGTGCTCTTTGGTGCGAACATATAGCggcctccacaacggtttaccgcctcatagtggcatggaggtgactctgggcgtcggaCTGCGATGCATAGCGGAGGTTcatcctccggcagggtctcccaagctgagaagaagttcgacacatccgacattccgacttctcggaatcggaagcctagctaagagtaaaccactgctgagattcaccaccgtcttggcaaaatgtcgcaaggtggctccctgatccatgcAGGTTCGGTGACGATCTGTGGTGAAGGCTAAGCTCAccgtggcagggctgcttagattgaggaaaagtctttttgccactccagcatattcaccgcctcagtaccctgcacactgtgcccagccgtctcagacgtcggacggtatggcaaccggtgagaggcgatcaaatctcaggctgctcaggacgtcattgattctggaccaaggcgacacacgcacgactcgccatggagactgtctcagactgtgtacttacaacgcgagaacagtgttcACAGACgttgacctgcatgcccttctcggaacTGCAAAGCGCaccaaatttcacgtgattgctctgcaggaaaccaagtgcagaaggagcgacgtacgacaaatgaatgacggtacactcgtcattcgtggagaaaaggttccgtcgcgaaatgtagcggtgttggttttgttgtgcacccatctgtcgtccatcttgtcgattctcacgagatcttGCCACCTCCTCTGGTCATTCTTCGTCTACGCTCTCTGCGCTAAAAACCCaacagtatcatcaactgctactcaccaacatcagcaggtGATAAATCCGAAATGGACGccttttacgaggagctggaggaagttatccgcaacgagaaatccttctacaaatttgttgtcggagacttcaacgcaaaactaggaaggGCTAcaggaatacaggatcggaagatttgaactaggggaccggaatgaaaatgacaaTCGTCTCTCTGGGTTGTTGTCCGCctctcgcctctttcatgggaactctcttttcatgaagaaagatcatcgtggtgaacatgggaatcgcccaatggcgtgactcgtgcggagattgACCAAAtgctcaccaaccggaggtggtttCTACTTGGCATCTCTGTaataccatccttttgtagtggttctgatcaccgtctccttcgtgcgaaaatacgacttagccacacgatagaaaagaacatctgctatcggcaacgaaggggaaaagaagtcgtctacgacgattgcgtactcgaggtcaccTTGTCCCAAGATGACTGGCACATTGAGGAGGACCCAAAGGTGGATAAcaagatgctgctcagaggattacgagcctgtggtgagcgtgcctcgaagccgcgcacgaaaAACTtcgatcgaatttcgaagaccaccaaggaattgttggaaagaagaagggctttgagacTTGATccaaatgcatcgcacatttaGCGGTTactagcaaacactagctgcagaaaagcgttgcgggaagatttcttgaaatacaggcaggAGAAGagtctggaagcagcacagaGAACGAGTCTAAATAAGTGCCGCAGGAATATCCACGAAtgtaatattccgctagcagccttgctgagcgaagacgggactctcgtcgtgagatggaaatcattatcactcaaaccttttccgttcatcaactcctgtgtcaagcccaatcatccctactggtgaagctccaccacggattctccctttggaagtacgagtcgctatcaagagcatgaaacctgtcAGAGCCCCCGGAcgtgattttatatcagcacactttcttcgggctggtggccatccacttcatgtaatcttagcagcccacatgacatcctactttcagaaagaaaggatcccagaccagtgggaggcctcgcgaaccgttcctATActtaagaaaggtgaccgagaggaccttcggaacagccgtccgatatgcttgctgagcgtgttatacaaagtattcaccaagatcatcctcacgcgcatatctaggacgctggatgaagcccagcctcaagaacaagctggattccgtcaagggttcagctgcttggaccacatccagacagtgtcgagggtcatagaggtttgccgggaatagcACCTGCcttttgttctaaccttcgtcgactatgagaaagccttcgacagcgtagaaacgaatgcaatattgtcagcgctggtcgatcaaggtgtggacgattcgtatgtgaggacattagccaattgctacgatcgttgcacgactaggatacagcttttccaccgccctctcaccatacccattggaaagggagtACGACAaagcgatactatatcgccgaaactGTTCgtggctgcattgcaatggataatgaaatcacttccttgggaagaaaggggcatacgtgttgatggaagatttctcttgaaccttcgtttcgcggacgacatcgttctcttttcgagcagtactaatgaagcagaaacgatgctcaacgagtTGAACGAATCAggaaagagaataggactgcgaataaacagaaagaagacacagttcatgaaggacgcctactgcgaggacggaagagtacaacttgaaggctcccaaattgttgaaacttcgtcatacttCGGATgttctatgaacatgaaaacgacttgaaggaagaattgaatagaagaatgagagcaccatgggcagcattcgcacccgtcaggaaagctacggaccaactgacggaccaaaatcttcgtgcccatctgttctactcgacagttcttccagcgctctgttacgcagcggagacgtgggcagacaccgctgccacgtctaggaagctagttactacccacagagcccttgagagatgtcttctgaagtttaaccggcgcacacaacacctagccggtcttcgcagctccgacttaagaggaatgtcccgtcttcgcgatccaggggaatatgtatcgaaagcaaaacatagatgggccggtcacatcatgagaagaatcgacgatagatggactaaaagaacgcaagagtggatcccaagagatgctgaACGCTCGTggaagaccgccaacgagatggggtgacgcgGTTGGACCAGCTCAGTTCTCGGCTGGATACGattcaaggacctcgtcaacgtcactcacgaaacttgagaacatcttggatgataatggcgagggaacgaaacgagtgcaagagatgctggggcctgCATGTCCAGTGAAGACAGGTCATCTAAGTATCATGATATATGATAACggacttattctgtcacgtgtgtgtgtgtgtgtgtgtgtgtgtgtgtgtgtgtgtgtgtgtgtgtgtgtgtgtgtgtgtgtgtgtgtgtgtgtgtgtgtgtgtgtgtgtgtgtgtgtgtgtgtgtgtgtgtgtgtgtgtgtgtgtgaaggggggtgcgccggcgtcgtgaagctataaaatgcggTAAAGCGGGTCCCACGGATTCGATTTCCTGTGTTAAggtgtagaagtatcgcgtagtaacttcgtgtgcatgtcgaaaaaggtaaatgggacgttgcaaacgtttcaaagttgtatccactttccgcgttgctttccacctctacgactcctccgttcctcagaaagtggaaacacgcgtgcaaatggctgcttaaatagtagcaagctGTTTTTAAGATAtgacgtggaacgctatctttatcactacgatgatgtcgtccacgtcattccatgttaCAACATTATTCTGCGATAACTGTTAGGGAGAAACacgaggaaaacccatacttcaaGTAGTACTTTCAAATCGTGTCTACACTGTGTCGGGAACGAAGGCGTGTTTGAAGTTAAAGTTTTAATATTCTccaagtgtagaactgacgcgtttagaaagaaaactgtgaaacgTTCCGCCttcatttataataaaaaaaaggaaaagaggaagaaagcgttgttagaacaaCACAAATCATTCAaacattcaactatgccgaggttcattgaaagtcgaacttttcaacacaaatctaatttcagagaattgcagagagaaagagaataaatcaactactattaattttcattgatcagtgaaggggagcgaagcgaacactacagaaagtctgaagtccggctttagccggacgttcagtcTGGCTTAGTATAAACTTGATGTATAGCAACATTTAACTCCCTTACGTAATATTTGATAGGGCCGCGTAAACAACTCTGATTGTTatctgcacgtggtggccctgctttcactaaacgcaatcaaaCATCCCAGTATACGCCTTACTCCCTTACGTACTATATAGCTTGTACTGTTATATCACACACGTTTCTCAAACATTCTGCGACGTcctttgctgcattgcaggaaacatgCATCAGAGGAAGTGCCGTCAttagcatcgaaaattacaccatatacagcgacgatgctgatgaaaaaaagtgggagGCTTTTTTCTgccaataaatataaacaagtGAATAGTTATAATAAGTGACTGTGAAAGACGACTACTATAACGGTGGAGGACGTCTAGGAGTGCATTCGTACAACTGCGAAATTGCAAAGGACTCAAAATCCGGATCGGAAGTGTTCACGGACCTATAGTGTCTGCTGAAGGCTATCACACTACACTTTTGATGATAAACTCAACTGTACTCAGCCAACTCTAGTTTAATGTCAGAAATGACGGGACCACTAATATAGGCCTCCAAAAACAATCCTATGTGCTTGAAAATGGTGTTATCGAAGCAAACGTCGGATAACGGTAATCGTATTGTAGACCTTTGCGAGCATTCGGACTTCATCACCGATTCCATTTTAAGAGGAATCGTCGGCGCCATCACTTTAGTCAAAAGGGTGACCCCTTTTGACGTCTGAAGAGCAGAGTCAGCGGAAGAGAAGAATTCCTAAATTTCAGCTCTACTATGTTTTGACAAGGAACATATCTTTTTCGAAGATACGAGGTTCTCGAGTAGTGtgggacgtcgcattcgattccaATTAGCGCCCAATTCTTCTGAGTTTGGAAGTACGCTGTCAGAAAAGAAGTCTAAGAGTTCAACCTTccccaaaaaagaaactcgcATTTGGATCGGAGACAAGATCTACGTGTAATTCTTATATGTCTCTTGCACTCCTAGCTAACTCAGCCAGAAGAGGCGTGTAAGGAGAAAGAAAGCCAACTGCAAGATGATCGCGAGAATTGACGTCAAGAGCAAGGAGTTGGACAGGAAGAGACAGGAGAGTAACTGGAGGAAGGCCTGTATTTTGCTGACATAGCACAACGGCAAAATGTCCACTTATTCTCAACTCACAGTTTTAACATCTTGCTGAACCGTAACGTGCCACGAATCCCTCAACTCGAGCATGTCCAACGACCACTGTACACAGCGGTCAGGGAGGAACTACCTATCGGAGATTATGATCTGTCtctagaaaatgaagaatggaaagtcTGGCGAAAGCAGTGGAATTGATGCGAAAATGCTGAAATCCCTTATTCCACTTGGAATTCGAGATATCATTCGTTCAATATGAAATGGCGAAACGATACTTAATTGTCTAAGTATATAGCGGTTGTGCTGCTTCAATAACATATTCATCGCCTGTACTCGTACAAGAAAGTGCAGCAAGTGAAAAGCGAATGATCTGAATGAGACATTGGAATCATTGGCTCTCCTAATCGACCAGTCGGTGGTCTCCGATCCAAAGTGAGTATTCAGTGTAGTTGCTCCGTTGATGGTTGAAAAAAGTAGGCATAGAGTTCATCTGCTTTCATCTGTTACGTAGAGGTTTCGTCGTTTAAATCCTGAATTGATTCGgccatttcaggctctgaaaaagGCCGGAAAAGTTAGccaatgaaaatatttaacaAGCTCCTGTACAACTCATTGAGAATCAATACGACAACCTACTATACCGAGGTTCAtcgaaagtcgaacttttcaattgtttggcgttaatcaattcccTTGGGATGAGCCACGACCTTCACTTCAAGTTCAGAATGGTTTGAGGTTTAAGAACACAGATGTaatctatacaatgacctgaaAAGGCTAGCTGATGTATCAAGTTAGTGTATTTATCCCCCACCCCACAGACAACTCTGCTACCAGTTAattggagggatgaaagggttggttaGCACTTCGAATAGCATACTCGAATACTggaggcggattcgaacctcggaCCAATTATGCATACGCAGTGAAACCTCTTGTCGACTATGCCACACCCACGATCAAACTATACGGCAGGTA
This is a stretch of genomic DNA from Necator americanus strain Aroian chromosome II, whole genome shotgun sequence. It encodes these proteins:
- a CDS encoding hypothetical protein (NECATOR_CHRII.G6933.T1), whose amino-acid sequence is MRAPWAAFAPVRKATDQLTDQNLRAHLFYSTVLPALCYAAETWADTAATSRKLVTTHRALERCLLKFNRRTQHLAGLRSSDLRGMSRLRDPGEYVSKAKHRWAGHIMRRIDDRWTKRTQEWIPRDAERSWKTANEMG
- a CDS encoding hypothetical protein (NECATOR_CHRII.G6932.T1), whose translation is MKPVRAPGRDFISAHFLRAGGHPLHVILAAHMTSYFQKERIPDQWEASRTVPILKKGDREDLRNSRPICLLSVLYKVFTKIILTRISRTLDEAQPQEQAGFRQGFSCLDHIQTVSRVIEKAFDSVETNAILSALVDQGVDDSYVRTLANCYDRCTTRIQLFHRPLTIPIGKGVRQSDTISPKLFVAALQWIMKSLPWEERGIRVDGRFLLNLRFADDIVLFSSSTNEAETMLNELNESGKRIGLRINRKKTQFMKDAYCEDGRVQLEGSQIVETSSYFGCSMNMKTT
- a CDS encoding hypothetical protein (NECATOR_CHRII.G6931.T1), which codes for MLTNRRWFLLGISVIPSFCSGSDHRLLRAKIRLSHTIEKNICYRQRRGKEVVYDDCVLEVTLSQDDWHIEEDPKVDNKMLLRGLRACGERASKPRTKNFDRISKTTKELLERRRALRLDPNASHI